Proteins encoded within one genomic window of Pirellulales bacterium:
- a CDS encoding SprT-like domain-containing protein: protein MNPVLHLPRITAAQLSAHSFEVVREFLPPSAAPLVQQILAEVPCLVVPVKTRKSKHGDHRPGHYDRFSQITVNVCGNSYQFLITLLHELAHAAIHAQHGLRVQPHGREWKRCFADYLRRAWDLFPADLQIPLRRQFPLPSSSSFRDVALQQALRKYDTLDERPMVAELPTGTLFSLDGKRIFRLGPQLRSCFRCNTLEGKVYRVAGSARVQTIYTE from the coding sequence ATGAATCCCGTCCTGCATCTACCGCGGATCACCGCCGCGCAGCTTTCCGCCCATTCGTTTGAGGTCGTGCGCGAATTTTTGCCCCCTTCCGCCGCCCCCTTGGTCCAGCAGATCCTGGCCGAGGTCCCCTGCCTGGTCGTGCCGGTCAAAACCCGCAAAAGCAAGCATGGCGACCACCGCCCCGGCCATTACGACCGCTTTAGCCAGATTACCGTGAATGTCTGCGGAAATTCCTACCAATTTCTGATCACCCTCTTGCACGAACTGGCCCACGCCGCCATCCACGCCCAACATGGACTTCGGGTGCAGCCGCATGGGCGGGAATGGAAGCGCTGTTTTGCCGATTATTTGCGGCGGGCGTGGGACTTGTTTCCCGCGGACTTGCAAATACCGCTGCGGAGGCAGTTTCCCCTGCCCAGTAGTTCCAGTTTTCGCGATGTGGCGTTGCAACAGGCGTTGCGCAAGTACGACACGCTGGACGAACGGCCGATGGTGGCGGAGCTGCCGACGGGGACGCTGTTTTCGCTGGATGGCAAGCGGATTTTTCGGCTAGGCCCACAACTGCGGTCCTGTTTTCGCTGCAACACGCTGGAAGGTAAAGTCTACCGCGTGGCGGGAAGCGCCCGCGTGCAGACCATTTACACCGAATAA
- a CDS encoding sulfite oxidase — protein sequence MTQNFSTRRQFLRSTTAWGLSSSALALHLSADRASGADQPPVPATAAPGPPRDTADKIIPGKDARLIVHSPRPGEIETPLELLRAHSVTPQELMFVRNNQFPADALTLEPDPNAAAWSLSIGGMPTPVVATTVEQLRELPQTELEVVLQCSGNSRSLFHSAAPVEGVPWQQGAMANVVFGGVRLQDLFRHLKITPPPDARFLTAAGADPIYKPGSDDFEHSVPLADALARGLLALTLNGGPLPRVHGGPLRLVMPGYYATMHVKWLNNLLLADQESTNHHHVGRYRTPLEPIAPGQKFTSTLANSEPNWRMKIKSVIFAPLPGEQLRPDQRGQVELRGVAWNDGRSPLETVQLSLDEGRTWLTTELASPASPYAWHPWRLAVKLLPGKHTLLARAIDALGRTQPRDGATAAWNPAGYAWNGVDTVTFTVG from the coding sequence ATGACGCAGAATTTTTCCACACGACGTCAATTCCTGAGGTCCACGACCGCTTGGGGACTTTCCAGCAGCGCCCTGGCATTGCATTTATCGGCGGATAGAGCCAGCGGCGCGGACCAGCCCCCGGTCCCGGCGACCGCCGCACCAGGACCGCCGCGGGACACGGCCGACAAAATTATCCCTGGCAAGGATGCGCGCCTAATCGTGCACAGCCCTCGTCCAGGCGAGATCGAGACCCCGCTGGAACTCTTGCGCGCACACTCAGTAACGCCACAGGAACTAATGTTTGTCCGCAACAACCAATTTCCGGCGGACGCCCTGACGCTTGAGCCAGACCCCAATGCCGCCGCTTGGTCGCTGTCCATCGGCGGAATGCCCACCCCCGTGGTGGCCACCACCGTGGAGCAGTTGCGGGAACTTCCCCAGACAGAGTTGGAAGTGGTGCTGCAATGCTCTGGCAATAGCCGCTCCCTGTTTCATTCCGCCGCCCCCGTGGAGGGAGTTCCTTGGCAACAGGGAGCCATGGCTAATGTGGTGTTTGGGGGCGTGCGCTTGCAGGATCTTTTTCGGCACTTAAAAATAACTCCCCCCCCGGACGCGCGATTTCTAACCGCCGCCGGCGCCGATCCGATCTATAAACCCGGCAGCGACGATTTTGAACATAGCGTCCCCCTGGCCGACGCGCTTGCGCGGGGACTGCTGGCCCTGACGCTTAATGGCGGGCCGCTTCCCCGGGTGCATGGGGGACCGCTGCGGCTGGTCATGCCGGGGTACTATGCCACGATGCATGTTAAATGGCTAAATAATCTCTTGCTGGCCGATCAAGAGTCCACTAACCACCACCATGTTGGCCGTTATCGCACGCCGCTCGAACCGATTGCGCCGGGCCAAAAGTTTACCTCCACCCTAGCTAACAGCGAACCGAACTGGCGGATGAAAATCAAAAGTGTGATCTTTGCCCCGCTGCCGGGGGAACAGTTGCGTCCTGATCAGCGGGGACAAGTCGAACTTCGCGGAGTCGCCTGGAACGATGGCCGCAGCCCGCTGGAAACAGTGCAACTCTCCTTGGATGAAGGGCGCACCTGGCTAACCACCGAACTGGCTTCTCCCGCCAGTCCCTATGCCTGGCATCCCTGGCGCTTGGCCGTCAAATTATTGCCGGGAAAGCATACGCTCCTCGCTCGCGCGATCGACGCCCTGGGCCGGACACAGCCGCGGGATGGCGCGACCGCCGCCTGGAATCCCGCGGGTTACGCCTGGAACGGCGTGGATACAGTCACTTTTACCGTGGGCTAA
- the hisS gene encoding histidine--tRNA ligase, producing MPKIEPRTLKGFRDYLPEAMIPREWLMETARRVYRSFGFSPIDTPALEYLEILLGKGSDETDKQLYRFKDHGDRDVGLRFDLTVPLARFTAQYQAQLPLPFKRYHIAPVWRGENTQKGRYREFLQCDFDTIGTLSIAADIEAALVIHELLTAIGIQRFTIRLNNRRVLNGLLEKQGLLEKSVPVLRAIDKLGKIGPAGVLAELASTAQCTTSQADNVLRLAELSGTNEQILAELQSLVAGNPLGESGVAQLREVLAGVAAGGVPAERIQLDVSIARGLDYYTGTIYETILNDLPGIGSVCSGGRYDNLAELYTNQQLPGIGASLGLDRLLAALEELGLLPRVATPAPVLIAYFDTGRLADYLQLAARIRGAGIGVEVFPDPKKLGQQLKYADRRGFTLAVIAGEQEFAAGTVQIKQLQSGESVTASLTAPGELETQIQNMLSETAGGDSIAK from the coding sequence TTGCCCAAGATTGAACCGCGTACGCTTAAAGGTTTTCGCGATTATTTGCCCGAAGCGATGATCCCCCGCGAGTGGCTCATGGAGACCGCGCGCCGCGTCTATCGCTCTTTTGGCTTTAGTCCCATCGACACCCCCGCCCTCGAATACCTCGAGATCTTGCTAGGCAAGGGAAGTGACGAGACTGATAAGCAATTGTATCGGTTTAAGGATCATGGCGATCGCGATGTCGGCCTGCGGTTTGACCTAACCGTGCCGCTAGCCCGTTTTACCGCGCAGTACCAGGCGCAGCTTCCCCTACCGTTCAAGCGATACCACATCGCCCCGGTCTGGCGGGGCGAAAACACCCAAAAAGGGCGATACCGCGAATTTTTGCAGTGCGACTTTGACACGATCGGCACCTTGTCAATTGCCGCCGATATCGAGGCCGCGCTCGTCATTCACGAGTTGCTCACGGCCATCGGCATCCAGCGGTTCACGATCCGCCTCAACAATCGCCGCGTCCTCAATGGTCTGTTGGAGAAACAGGGCCTGCTGGAAAAATCCGTTCCCGTCCTGCGGGCCATCGACAAACTGGGCAAAATTGGCCCGGCCGGCGTCCTGGCGGAGCTTGCTTCCACCGCTCAGTGCACCACCTCGCAGGCTGATAACGTCCTGCGGCTGGCCGAACTTTCCGGGACCAACGAGCAAATCCTGGCTGAGCTGCAATCCCTGGTAGCGGGCAACCCCCTCGGTGAATCGGGAGTCGCCCAACTGCGGGAAGTGCTTGCCGGCGTGGCGGCGGGGGGAGTTCCGGCGGAACGGATTCAACTGGATGTCTCAATCGCGCGGGGGCTGGATTATTACACGGGAACGATTTACGAAACGATTCTCAATGATCTGCCCGGGATCGGCAGCGTCTGCAGCGGCGGGCGGTACGATAATCTGGCCGAATTGTACACCAACCAGCAACTCCCTGGCATCGGCGCGTCCCTTGGTCTGGATCGCCTGTTGGCCGCGCTCGAGGAACTGGGCCTATTGCCCCGGGTTGCCACGCCCGCGCCGGTGTTAATTGCCTATTTTGACACGGGGCGGTTGGCCGATTATTTGCAGTTGGCGGCCAGAATCAGGGGGGCGGGAATCGGCGTGGAGGTCTTTCCCGACCCCAAAAAGCTGGGCCAGCAACTTAAATATGCCGACCGGCGGGGTTTTACGCTGGCGGTGATCGCCGGAGAGCAGGAATTTGCCGCGGGGACGGTGCAAATTAAGCAGTTGCAAAGTGGCGAAAGTGTAACGGCCTCTTTGACCGCGCCAGGAGAATTAGAAACCCAGATACAGAATATGCTGAGTGAAACCGCGGGAGGAGATTCCATCGCCAAATAG
- the lpdA gene encoding dihydrolipoyl dehydrogenase: MTHAPLVVLGGGPGGYAAAFLAADLGLQVTLVEADARLGGTCLLRGCIPSKALLHVAKILNEAKHLGEWGIDFTAPRINVDALRARKEKVISTLSGGLAGLAKRRNVRIISAKGSFLASNKLRLERTDTPGVVEELTFDHCILATGSRPAKIPAFEIGSPRVLDSTTALDLVDIPESLLVVGGGYIGLEMGTVYAELGSRVSVVELTTGLLPGADRDLVRPLHKRLEGIFSKIYLGTKVAGLRDTGSAIEVNFQDADGANERKETFSRVLVSIGRKPNSNDLGLENTKCRLDQRGFVVTNDRQRTDDPHILAIGDVAGEPMLAHKASHQGRVAVEGLHDGTAKFEPLAIPAVVFTDPEIAWAGLTEEQAKQQGRSVEIATYPWAASGRAQSLARTEGFTKMLIDPETDRILGVGIVGPGAGELISEGVLAIEMGCTARDIADSIHPHPTLSETMAFANESYFGTATEIYKPRVNKS, encoded by the coding sequence ATGACTCATGCCCCGCTTGTTGTTTTAGGTGGCGGTCCCGGCGGATACGCGGCCGCGTTCTTAGCCGCCGACTTGGGCCTGCAGGTTACTCTCGTCGAGGCCGATGCCCGCCTGGGGGGAACTTGCCTGTTGCGCGGCTGCATCCCCAGCAAGGCGCTCCTGCATGTGGCAAAAATTCTTAACGAGGCAAAGCATTTGGGCGAATGGGGGATCGATTTTACGGCTCCCCGCATCAATGTGGACGCCCTCCGCGCGCGAAAAGAAAAAGTCATTAGCACGCTCAGCGGGGGACTGGCGGGATTGGCCAAGCGGCGCAACGTGCGAATTATCAGCGCCAAGGGGAGCTTTTTGGCCAGTAACAAGCTGCGGTTGGAACGAACCGACACTCCCGGCGTGGTCGAGGAACTGACGTTTGATCATTGCATCCTCGCCACCGGGTCCCGTCCGGCTAAGATTCCCGCGTTTGAGATCGGCAGTCCGCGGGTGCTGGATTCGACCACAGCGCTGGATTTGGTGGATATTCCTGAATCGCTGCTGGTGGTTGGCGGGGGCTATATCGGGTTGGAAATGGGGACGGTCTATGCCGAGCTAGGGAGTCGCGTCAGCGTGGTGGAGTTAACCACAGGCCTGCTACCTGGCGCGGATCGGGATTTGGTGCGTCCGCTACACAAGCGCCTGGAGGGAATCTTTAGCAAAATTTATCTGGGGACCAAAGTCGCGGGCCTGCGCGATACCGGCTCGGCGATCGAGGTGAATTTTCAAGATGCCGACGGCGCGAACGAAAGAAAAGAGACGTTCTCCCGCGTGTTGGTCAGTATTGGCCGCAAGCCCAACAGCAACGACCTGGGCCTGGAAAACACTAAATGCCGCCTGGACCAGCGGGGCTTTGTGGTGACCAATGACCGACAGAGGACGGATGATCCACACATTTTGGCCATCGGCGATGTCGCGGGAGAACCGATGCTGGCTCACAAGGCCAGCCATCAAGGTCGCGTGGCCGTTGAGGGGTTGCACGACGGCACGGCCAAATTTGAGCCGCTGGCCATTCCCGCCGTCGTCTTTACCGATCCCGAAATCGCCTGGGCGGGCCTGACCGAAGAACAGGCCAAACAGCAGGGACGCTCGGTGGAAATCGCCACCTATCCCTGGGCGGCCAGCGGCCGGGCACAATCCCTGGCCCGAACCGAGGGGTTTACCAAAATGTTGATCGATCCCGAAACCGACCGCATCCTGGGGGTGGGAATTGTCGGTCCCGGTGCGGGAGAACTCATCAGCGAAGGTGTGTTGGCAATCGAAATGGGGTGCACAGCGAGGGATATCGCCGATAGCATCCATCCGCACCCAACGCTGAGCGAGACAATGGCCTTTGCCAATGAAAGTTATTTTGGCACCGCGACGGAAATCTACAAACCTCGCGTGAATAAGTCATAA
- a CDS encoding aldehyde dehydrogenase family protein codes for MATVAAAPRRPQIQQTQCFIGGNWVPAASGKTFGTYNPATEELIADVAEGDAADVDRAVAAARNALENGPWSKMDARDRGRLMHKLCDLIEAEADNLAALESLDNGKPVRDAKAADLPLALDCLRYYAGYADKYHGQTIPIRGNYFCYTRREPVGVVGQIIPWNFPILMAAWKWGPALATGCTIVMKPAEQTPLTCLRLARLAQKAGIPDGVINVVPGYGPTAGAALVKHPGVDKIAFTGEHRTAQIIMQDAAATLKRLTFELGGKSPNIVFADSDLDAAAAGAHFGLYFNQGQCCTAGSRLFVEDKVYDKMVDKIAAMNTNRKIGDPLDPETEQGPQVDQAQFDKIMHFVGLGKQEGAKLVTGGQRHGEKGFFVQPTLFTEVKDEMAIARDEIFGPVLSVLRFKDVDDIIKRANNTCFGLAAGVWTRDVAKAHLLSHKIRAGTVWVNCYEVFDTAAPFGGFKMSGIGRELGERGLDAYTETKTVIVNLG; via the coding sequence ATGGCCACGGTTGCAGCAGCGCCCCGGCGTCCGCAAATTCAACAAACACAATGTTTTATCGGGGGAAATTGGGTCCCCGCGGCCAGTGGTAAGACCTTTGGCACGTACAATCCGGCCACCGAGGAACTGATCGCCGATGTGGCCGAAGGGGATGCCGCGGATGTGGACCGGGCCGTGGCCGCCGCCCGCAACGCCCTGGAAAATGGTCCCTGGTCAAAAATGGACGCCCGCGACCGTGGGCGGCTGATGCACAAGCTGTGCGATTTGATCGAGGCTGAAGCTGACAATTTGGCCGCGCTGGAATCCCTAGATAATGGTAAACCCGTCCGCGACGCCAAAGCCGCCGATCTCCCCCTAGCGCTCGACTGTCTGCGCTACTATGCCGGTTACGCCGACAAATACCACGGCCAAACCATCCCCATTCGCGGCAATTACTTTTGCTACACCCGCCGCGAACCGGTCGGCGTGGTGGGCCAGATCATTCCTTGGAACTTTCCCATTTTGATGGCCGCCTGGAAGTGGGGTCCCGCGCTGGCCACCGGCTGCACCATCGTCATGAAGCCTGCCGAGCAAACGCCCTTGACCTGCCTGCGGCTAGCGCGGCTGGCACAAAAGGCGGGGATACCCGATGGCGTGATCAATGTCGTCCCCGGCTATGGACCGACCGCCGGCGCGGCGCTGGTAAAACATCCCGGCGTGGACAAGATCGCCTTTACCGGCGAACACCGGACCGCGCAAATCATTATGCAGGACGCCGCGGCCACGCTCAAACGCCTCACCTTTGAATTGGGGGGCAAAAGCCCCAACATCGTCTTTGCCGATAGCGATCTGGATGCCGCCGCCGCCGGCGCGCACTTTGGGCTCTACTTTAATCAGGGACAGTGCTGCACCGCGGGGAGCCGCCTGTTTGTGGAGGATAAAGTTTACGACAAAATGGTCGACAAAATCGCCGCGATGAACACTAACCGCAAGATTGGCGACCCCCTCGATCCAGAAACCGAGCAAGGCCCTCAAGTCGATCAGGCCCAATTTGACAAGATCATGCACTTTGTCGGCCTAGGTAAACAGGAAGGAGCCAAACTGGTCACCGGGGGACAGCGCCACGGCGAGAAGGGCTTTTTTGTGCAGCCCACGCTCTTTACCGAGGTCAAAGACGAAATGGCCATCGCCCGGGATGAAATTTTTGGCCCGGTGCTCTCCGTGCTACGATTTAAGGACGTCGATGACATTATCAAGCGGGCCAATAACACCTGCTTTGGCTTGGCGGCGGGGGTCTGGACGCGCGACGTGGCCAAGGCGCATCTGCTATCGCACAAAATCCGCGCTGGCACGGTTTGGGTGAATTGCTACGAAGTCTTTGACACCGCCGCGCCGTTTGGCGGATTCAAAATGTCGGGTATCGGCCGCGAACTGGGCGAGCGGGGCCTGGACGCGTACACCGAGACCAAAACGGTCATTGTGAATCTGGGGTAG
- a CDS encoding AAA family ATPase has protein sequence MRALAVLNQKGGVGKTTTAVNLSAALAQAGQRVCLIDLDPQAHATLHVGLTPGEAGPSMYDVLTGDLPLAAVRKQLSDNLWVLGSHIDLAAAEVELVGVVGREVILRDKLAEDAQRPDAPEFDYVIIDCPPSLGILTLNALAAVDEVLLPLQPHFLALHGLSKLMQTIELVNKRINDRLHLAGVVLCLFESGTRLASEVSADVADFFAQQRPQRSLRGATMFHTRIRRNIRLAEAPSFGQTIFQYAADSHGAADYAALAAELHEILAATEMYSSPSV, from the coding sequence ATGCGCGCGCTTGCCGTCTTGAACCAAAAAGGGGGCGTGGGCAAGACCACCACCGCCGTTAATCTCTCCGCCGCGCTCGCCCAGGCTGGCCAGCGGGTCTGCCTGATTGACCTGGACCCCCAGGCCCACGCGACGCTGCACGTCGGCCTGACGCCGGGCGAGGCCGGCCCCAGCATGTACGATGTGCTGACCGGGGATCTACCCCTGGCGGCGGTGCGCAAACAACTCTCCGACAACCTTTGGGTGTTGGGATCGCATATCGATCTGGCGGCGGCGGAAGTGGAACTAGTCGGCGTGGTGGGGCGGGAAGTAATTTTGCGGGACAAACTGGCCGAGGACGCCCAGCGGCCGGATGCGCCCGAATTTGATTATGTGATCATTGACTGCCCCCCCTCCCTGGGGATTCTCACGCTGAACGCGCTGGCCGCGGTGGACGAGGTGCTGCTCCCCCTGCAGCCGCACTTTTTGGCCTTGCATGGATTAAGCAAATTGATGCAAACAATCGAGCTGGTGAACAAGCGCATCAATGACCGCTTACACCTGGCGGGGGTGGTGCTGTGTCTGTTTGAAAGCGGCACACGGCTGGCCAGCGAAGTGAGCGCGGACGTGGCGGATTTTTTTGCCCAGCAACGGCCGCAACGCAGCTTGCGCGGGGCAACCATGTTTCACACGCGGATTCGCCGCAATATCCGCCTGGCCGAGGCACCCAGCTTTGGGCAGACTATTTTTCAGTACGCGGCCGACAGCCACGGCGCGGCGGATTATGCCGCGTTGGCGGCGGAACTACACGAAATTCTGGCCGCGACTGAAATGTATTCCTCCCCCTCGGTGTGA
- a CDS encoding ABC transporter permease, giving the protein MSLWTIAWRSLQQRGVSSLLTGLSMALGVTLMVAILSAGRTVQDAYESGPRLNHDVIVGPKGSSTQLVLNTEFHIDKTLPSTLPWTYYQEFLPAKDRPDKVDGRFAKYVDLAIPICKGDSYKDAHVIGTTPEYFWSPPDEEPLFSLAEGEIFGWTDYNSAVVGSRVAAENGFSVGSTFRPTHGIEPTGDAHEHEPVKIVGVLATTGTPADRAIFMNLDGFLMIHHEENEAKERASTVIAAPAATAATPSEPHNHAAETAAKESTTKDHTEHDHAGHDHEGHDHAHGPLPDSKKAVTAILVRTKQLQRLDRVTGQYQSVGVGSGLYLIPLVNQDVIAQAVNPIKVTAEFSQQFVQPLVTILAVMTGLIVLASAVSILVGIYNSMHERRQEIGILRALGAGRQTVMLLMFLETILLALLGGLAGWFLGHLLMAGAGPILTPRTGIVFAPWDVSPWELILVPGLILLAGIVGFLPAVTAYRTDVSQALSGATA; this is encoded by the coding sequence ATGAGTCTCTGGACAATCGCCTGGCGCAGCTTACAGCAACGCGGAGTCTCTTCGCTTCTCACTGGCCTGTCGATGGCGCTGGGCGTCACGCTCATGGTGGCCATCTTGTCCGCCGGGCGCACCGTCCAAGATGCCTACGAGTCCGGTCCGCGACTCAACCATGATGTGATTGTCGGCCCCAAAGGAAGCAGCACCCAACTGGTCCTCAACACCGAATTTCACATCGATAAGACGCTCCCCTCCACGCTCCCCTGGACCTATTATCAAGAGTTTTTACCCGCCAAGGACCGCCCGGATAAGGTGGACGGCCGCTTTGCCAAATATGTGGACCTGGCCATACCCATTTGCAAAGGGGACTCTTATAAGGACGCGCACGTCATCGGCACCACGCCGGAATATTTTTGGTCGCCGCCTGACGAAGAGCCGCTCTTTAGCCTGGCCGAGGGGGAAATCTTTGGCTGGACAGATTATAACTCCGCCGTCGTGGGGTCGCGCGTCGCCGCCGAAAATGGCTTTTCCGTCGGAAGCACCTTTCGCCCCACCCACGGCATTGAACCAACCGGCGACGCCCACGAACATGAACCGGTAAAAATCGTGGGCGTGCTGGCCACGACCGGCACGCCAGCGGATCGGGCGATATTTATGAATTTGGATGGATTCTTGATGATTCATCATGAGGAAAATGAAGCCAAAGAGCGGGCATCCACGGTTATTGCCGCGCCAGCCGCCACTGCTGCAACCCCCAGCGAACCCCACAACCACGCGGCTGAAACCGCCGCGAAAGAAAGTACAACCAAAGACCATACGGAACATGATCACGCGGGCCATGACCATGAGGGACATGATCACGCCCACGGTCCCTTGCCCGATAGCAAAAAGGCAGTGACGGCGATTCTGGTTCGTACCAAGCAGTTGCAACGCTTAGATCGTGTAACCGGGCAATACCAAAGCGTGGGAGTGGGCAGCGGGCTATACTTAATTCCTTTGGTCAATCAGGATGTGATTGCCCAAGCGGTAAATCCGATCAAGGTGACGGCGGAGTTCTCGCAACAATTTGTGCAGCCCCTGGTGACGATCTTGGCCGTGATGACGGGGTTGATTGTGCTGGCCAGCGCGGTGAGTATTCTGGTGGGAATCTATAACTCGATGCACGAACGGCGGCAAGAGATCGGCATCCTCCGCGCGCTCGGGGCGGGCCGTCAGACCGTGATGCTGCTCATGTTTTTAGAGACAATTCTGTTAGCACTCTTGGGTGGGTTAGCGGGGTGGTTCTTGGGCCATTTGCTCATGGCGGGGGCGGGACCGATATTGACGCCGCGCACGGGGATCGTCTTTGCTCCGTGGGATGTTTCGCCCTGGGAGCTGATTTTGGTCCCGGGGCTGATTCTGCTCGCGGGCATTGTCGGATTTTTACCCGCGGTCACGGCCTACCGAACGGATGTCTCGCAGGCCCTGTCCGGGGCAACGGCGTAA
- a CDS encoding PQQ-binding-like beta-propeller repeat protein, producing the protein MPLLTTLLPFDRRWRLAPILVALFLAGGAILESWTPRGLPAADAQNNSTDWPQWRGPNRDGISPLQGLKTDWTGGLNVAWQVNNLGDGYASLAIQGDRIYTMGEQQNTEFLMALNREGGAKLWETSVGGHSDNGGYPGPRCTPTADGERVYALGSRGDLVCVNAVDGSEIWRKSLSRDFKGKMMSGWGYTECPLVDGDALICTPGGKEHTVVALNKLTGETLWSCAVPDEGDAGKAGAGYSSCVIANCGGVKQYVQLLGRGLVGIDAATGKLLWTYNRVAGKVANIPTPVVRGDYVFGSTGYGDGGAALVKIVKNGEQLAAEEVYYLSAEEFRNHHGGMILIGDYIYGGDGQNKGFPTCLEFLTGKRAWGEKKIRGPGEGSAAIIAADGYIIWRYQNGLLALIPANPQKYEVTATFQLPTSDKPSWPHPAIAGDKLYIRDQGALYCYELK; encoded by the coding sequence ATGCCCCTGTTGACAACACTTCTTCCTTTTGACCGCCGCTGGCGGTTGGCCCCGATCCTGGTCGCGCTGTTTTTGGCGGGAGGAGCCATTCTAGAGAGCTGGACCCCGCGTGGCCTCCCAGCCGCCGATGCACAAAATAACTCCACCGACTGGCCCCAATGGAGGGGCCCCAACCGGGACGGCATTTCCCCCCTTCAGGGGCTAAAAACCGATTGGACCGGCGGTCTGAATGTCGCTTGGCAGGTTAACAACCTCGGGGATGGTTACGCCAGCCTGGCGATCCAGGGGGACCGCATTTACACCATGGGCGAACAGCAGAACACAGAATTTTTGATGGCTTTGAACCGCGAAGGAGGGGCAAAACTGTGGGAAACCTCTGTCGGTGGGCATTCGGACAATGGAGGATACCCCGGCCCCCGCTGCACGCCGACGGCGGACGGCGAGCGGGTTTATGCCCTAGGCTCGCGGGGAGATTTGGTTTGCGTGAATGCCGTGGATGGATCGGAAATTTGGCGTAAATCGCTATCGCGGGACTTTAAAGGCAAGATGATGAGCGGCTGGGGCTATACCGAATGCCCCCTGGTCGATGGGGATGCGCTCATCTGCACACCCGGCGGCAAAGAGCACACGGTCGTAGCCTTGAATAAACTTACTGGCGAAACCCTGTGGAGCTGCGCCGTCCCGGACGAAGGGGACGCCGGCAAAGCAGGGGCTGGCTACAGTAGTTGTGTGATCGCCAATTGCGGCGGAGTCAAGCAGTATGTGCAACTGCTGGGCCGGGGGCTGGTCGGTATTGATGCCGCCACTGGCAAGCTGTTGTGGACGTATAACCGGGTCGCGGGTAAGGTGGCCAATATCCCCACGCCGGTGGTGCGTGGGGATTATGTCTTTGGCAGCACCGGTTATGGGGATGGTGGGGCGGCGCTGGTAAAAATCGTCAAAAATGGCGAACAACTGGCCGCCGAAGAGGTCTATTACCTGAGTGCCGAGGAATTCCGCAATCATCATGGGGGGATGATCCTGATTGGGGATTATATTTACGGGGGAGATGGCCAAAACAAGGGCTTTCCCACCTGCCTGGAATTTTTGACCGGCAAGCGCGCCTGGGGCGAAAAGAAAATTCGGGGACCGGGAGAAGGCTCGGCAGCGATCATTGCCGCCGATGGTTACATCATTTGGCGGTACCAGAATGGCCTGCTTGCCCTGATCCCCGCCAATCCCCAAAAGTACGAGGTCACCGCGACGTTTCAACTCCCCACCAGTGACAAACCCAGTTGGCCCCACCCTGCCATCGCAGGGGATAAATTGTACATCCGCGACCAGGGAGCGTTGTATTGCTACGAATTAAAGTAG
- a CDS encoding DUF1801 domain-containing protein has protein sequence MQSKAQSVEAYLAELPLERREVVAAVREVVLANLDPAFVEGMQYGMIGYYVPHRAYPAGYHCDPAQPLPFLHLAAQKNYYSLYLFGLYTDAAAVEKFTAAWQKTGLKLDLGKSCLRFKKLADLSLPLIAKTIKGLSAKKFIKNYEAALRDRQGGKSK, from the coding sequence ATGCAGAGTAAAGCGCAATCCGTGGAGGCTTATTTGGCGGAACTTCCCCTGGAGCGGCGGGAAGTAGTGGCGGCGGTGCGGGAAGTCGTGCTGGCCAACCTGGATCCCGCCTTTGTCGAGGGGATGCAGTATGGGATGATCGGCTATTATGTGCCGCATCGCGCGTACCCGGCGGGGTATCACTGCGACCCCGCGCAGCCCCTGCCATTTTTACATTTGGCGGCGCAAAAAAATTATTACTCGCTGTATCTGTTTGGACTATATACCGACGCCGCAGCGGTCGAAAAGTTTACCGCCGCCTGGCAAAAAACCGGTTTAAAGCTGGACCTGGGCAAATCGTGCCTACGCTTTAAAAAGCTGGCTGATTTATCGCTGCCGCTGATCGCCAAAACGATTAAGGGGCTATCCGCCAAGAAATTTATCAAGAATTACGAGGCCGCGCTGCGTGACCGTCAGGGTGGTAAGAGCAAGTAA